The sequence GAAAAGGTCACCATAGACGGGATGGAGAAATCGATCTACGCGAAGCTCGACACCGGGGCCTACACCAGCTCGATCCATGCGGAGGAGATGGAACTCTTCGAGCGCGATGGGAAAAAGTGGGTTCGTTTCATCGTCACCGAGCCGCGCAAGAAAGACTCGCCGCGCGTCCGCATCGAGGCACCGCTTGTGCGCATCGCCAGGATCAAGAACCCGGGCGGTGAATCCGAATCCCGCGAGGTCGTCAAGCTGGCCTTCAAGATCGGCGAGAAGAAACTGCGCGGTGATTTCACGCTCAACAACCGCTCCAACATGCTCTCGGCTGTGCTCATCGGGCGGACAACGATCAAGGAACTCGGCTGGATCGATCCTTCCCGGACGAATCTTGCCGATGACGAGATCATGCGCTGATTCGGCGCTTCCTGAGATACCCATATGACCCCACAGGGAAAATTGCTCACGGCCGTGATCGGCCTCACGGCGCTCGGCGGCGGGCTTGCCGCCTACAAGTCCCATAAGCTCGGCGTCCCTTTCTGGCAGGGCGAGCGAGTGGACGAGTGGCTGGTGGAGGCGAAGGTTTCCTTCCTTGCCACCGGGAAGCAGGTCAAGGCCAGGCTCTCGCTGCCAACGGATGCTGTCAGGAAAGGCTCGGGCCAGGAATCGGGATCGCTCGGCTACCATTACGACGAGGAGGAAAACCAGGACGAATACACGGCCGTCTGGTCCGCCCGCGAGCGCGAGGACACCCAGGCGCTCTACTACCGCGTGCGTTTCAAGCAGGGGCTTGCCAGCGGTGGCGAGCCAAGGCCGGCCTTGGAGAAACCTGCGGCTCCCGATGTGCCGAAGCTGCCGGGCTCCCTCGGGGCCGCCGCACAGAACATCGTCAACCAGGCCAAGAGCGTTTCCGCAGATCCCGATTCGCTTTTTGTGGCGCTCTTCCGCCAGATCAACGACGCGAGCTCTTCGCAGGAATACGTTCTGGTCAAGAGGCACTATGAGAAGGAAGCCGTGGTGAACCCGAACATCGCGATGGGCATCGATCTCCTGGGCCTGGCCGGTATCCCCGCGCG comes from Akkermansiaceae bacterium and encodes:
- a CDS encoding ATP-dependent zinc protease encodes the protein MTLNKTRSLATLLLLSLIALPGLGQETDKDAKPAAEEAGKQEPKGDAEPEDAKAGEDKPEIDPDDEAALEEEEAAAVARPVPAEPVQVYGWREKVTIDGMEKSIYAKLDTGAYTSSIHAEEMELFERDGKKWVRFIVTEPRKKDSPRVRIEAPLVRIARIKNPGGESESREVVKLAFKIGEKKLRGDFTLNNRSNMLSAVLIGRTTIKELGWIDPSRTNLADDEIMR